The DNA window ATCGTCGCATGGTCCTGTTTGGAATGAGCCTCCGAAACCAGCGGCGGAATGGCAAATGAGAATCCCAATGCCAAAACGAATATAGAGAAAAATACCGCATTTCCTAATGATACCGATGCCAGAGCATCAGCACCTAAAAGTTGTCCGACAATAATATTGTCGAATAAATTGACTGAAACTTGCCCCACCTGGGTAAGCATCACAGGTAGAGCCAACGTCAGGCATTCTTTCGTATAGTTTTTGTTTAAAAAGTTCATAATATTTTAAGATTCATATAGTTTATAATTCAAATTGACGCAAAAAAAAATTTGCAGTGATCACTGCAAATTTTTATAATATTGTAAATAATAGCTTTATTATTTCCTTACAAAACTTGCAACGTCACTTTCAGAAACAGTGTTTCCACCAAGAATGATCAATCTCTCCACAACATTCCTTAGTTCTCTGATATTTCCAGTCCATGAAAGCACTTTTAAAGCATCAATAGCTTTATCATCAAACTTTTTCACCGCAGTACCATGCTCATCAGCAATCATACCTGAGAAATGTTCAACCAGCAATTTGATGTCTTCTTTTCTTTCATCCAATGGTGGAACATAAATTTCAATTACAGAAAGTCTGTGGTAAAGATCTTCTCTGAACTTTCCTTCCTCAATTTCCTTCTGCATATTCTTATTGGTCGCCGCAATAACTCTTACGTCAACCTTTATTTCTTTATCACTACCTACTGGAGAAACTTTACTTTCCTGAAGGGCTCTCAATACTTTAGCCTGAGCGATAAGGCTCATATCACCAATTTCATCAAGGAAGATAGTACCGCCGTTAGCCTGCTCGAATTTTCCCTGTTTGTCTTTAATAGCACCCGTAAAAGACCCTTTTACGTGTCCGAAAAGTTCAGATTCAATCAGTTCAGATGGAATTGCAGCACAGTTTACCTCAATCATCGGGCCTCTTGCACGTTCACTTTGATTATGAATAGCGTGGGCTACCAATTCTTTTCCGGCACCATTTGGTCCTGTAATTAAAACTCTCGCATCAGAAACAGCTACCTTTTCGATCATATCCTGAATCTTCTGCAACGCAGGAGAAGTACCGATCATCTGGTATTTTTTGTTTACTTTTTTCTTTAGCGTTTTATTTTCAGTCTGAAGATTTTTGTTTTCTTTTTTCAGCGTTTCCTTTACCAGAGCATTCTTTACACTGGTGATCAGTCTGTTGATGTCAATAGGCTTGGAAATAAAATCATATGCGCCATCCTTCAAACAAGAAACAGCAGAATCGATGTCTGCGTGACCTGAGATCATGATAAAAGTAGTTTCAGGCTTTAATACAAGACTTTGCTTTAGAAGCTCAGTTCCTGAAAGTTTAGGCATTTTAATGTCAGAAATCACTAAAGCGAAATCTTCTTTTTCTACCTGTTTGTAGCCTTCAAGGCCGTCTTCGGCGATAACAAATTCATAATCTGTCAGTTCATCAGAAAGAATACTGTGAAGTACTCCCGATATTGCTTTTTCGTCTTCTACTATAAGGATTTTTTGCATAGTTGCAAATTTAAATTTTTTGTTTCAATTATTAGCAAAAATCGTACCTAAAAAAACTATTTTGAATAATCTCTCCTCCCGAAAATTGCCGATCCAACTCTTACAGAATTAGCACCACATTCAATCGCTACCGGGAAATCATCACTCATTCCCATTGATAAGGTATTTAATGTTTTTAGTTGATTTAATTCATCAAAAAGGCTTTTTAAAGTTAAAAATTCTTTTCTGACCTGTTGCTCATCTTCTGTAAAAGTTGCCATTCCCATCAGGCCTGTAATTTCAACATGGGGAAAATTGCCGTCGATATACTGTTGAAACAGATTTTTAGCTTCTGAAATTTCAAGCCCGAACTTTGTATCTTCAGCTGCTATTTTTACCTGAAGCAAAACCTTGATGATTCTTTCGTTTTTTCCGGATTCTTTATTGATCTCAGCTAATAGTTTTTCTGAATCTACACTTTGAATCGTATCGATGAAAGAAGCGATATACTTGACTTTGTTGGTCTGCAAATGGCCAATAAGGTGCCATTGAATATCTTTAGGCAGAAGAGGGGATTTCTCCATCAGTTCCTGAACCTTGTTTTCTCCAAAAACTCTTTGTCCCAGATCATAAACCTCCTGTATTGCAGAAACCGGATGCGTTTTTGAAACAGCAACCAGTTGTACATCATTTGGAAGTTGATTTTTTATATTCTGATAATTTTCTTTACTACTCATAAATGCAAATTTCCGAAAATTAGTTGACAGTTACCAGCTGTGAGCTGATTTTACTTTTTATAAAATTAATTCAGCACCTCATTGATTTTCGGATATTGAGAAATCTTTCTAAACACAAATTTGTTGCTTTTCTGTAGTTTCTCAATAAACAGATCCAGCTCATTGATAGAGTCTGTGTCTCTAAGGTATTGATCATGCGTAAGGAAAACAAGATGTCTTGAAGTTTTCTCCAGATCATTAAGGAAGATACTGTCTACTTTTTTAAGCATCGCTTCATGGCTCCCTTTCAAAGTCATTTTGTGGGTTGGTCTCCATTCCAGATCCCATCCGATTACCTTGTAGCCGGCATTTTTCAGACCATTTGCTGCGGCAGTGGAGCTTTTGATGTCGGTCACATTAATATTATTGAGCCTCCAGATATTTCTTCCGGGAGTCCTGGCGATTTTATCAGAAAGCTTAAGACTGTCTTTCGCAACATCAAAATCATGAACTACAGCTTCAGCATTTTTATAAAAATCCGTGTATTTATTATGAGCATGAGAAAAGCTATGGTTCGCAAGTTCAACCAGAGGACTTTGTTTTAAGAGTTGAAAGTCATCTTTTTGTCTTTTGCTTCCATAAGTATGCTTTCCAACCAGAAAGGCGGTAGCACACACATTCCTTTTGTTTAATATTCTTAAGAGGTTTTCTGTTCCCTGATTCGGGCCGTCATCAAAAGTAAGGTAGATCACTCTTTTATCAGGATCTACATTCTCATCATCTATTCTGGGGACCATTTCTGCGGTAGGATGTTCTTGTGAATTCACTTTTTCATTCACTTCATTCTTGAAATTACAGCTGTTCAATAAAACTGAAGTTGCACTCATCAATGCAAACATCCCGAGAAAAGTCTTATTTTTTGCCTTTCCCGCAAAATTTTTTTTCATAAAAGATAATGGAATTTAATTGTTAAAAATTGTTAAAAATAACATTTGAATGTTAACAAATTATATGCCATATTTCTTTAATTTTTCCTTTTTAAGATTATTTTAAGAACTTTATTCTAAAGGGGTTTTTTATTGATCTATTGATTGTGATGATATGATTTTGTTTTCGGTAATCATTAACATTTATAAATAGTAAAACGATAGTTGTTCTCTATATTTATTGATATTTCCTTATTCTTCCTGTTTTGGGGAATTATTTTAATTTAACAAATGAATGATGAACGTTTTAAAGTAAATTAGTCTTATTCTAAAATTTCTTTTAAATAGATCGCATTTTCGATTGCCGATGTTCCCCAGGTGTTATTAAAGAAAATAAAAATTTTTTGTGGATGGTGCTTAATCTTTTCGGAGAGATCGTTTAAAAAATCTTTACTGTATAAAGATTTATAAAGAACAGGCTTGCCGTGAAGTCTGTAGTAAAATATTTCAGGATGATTAGTAACAGGTTCTTCCGGAAGGTTACCTGGAAAGCTTACCCCGGAAAAAACAATATTGATATCTTTTAAAAGGTCAAATATATCTTGCCTCCACCAGGATTCATCCCGGAATTCAATCACATTAATATAGTTAAAATCAAGGTTTTCCTTAATACGGTCTATATTTTCCTGAGTATTTTTGAAAGAAGGCGGAAACTGGTACAAAAACCCGGAAAGCTTATCTCTGAGGTGAGTTTGAATATGATTGCAGAAGCTTGTAATTTCTTCTTTTGAATCCAAAAGCCGGCTTTGGTGGGTAATGGATTTAGGAATTTTAATAAAGAATCTGAATGAGTCAGGCGTTTCATCATACCATTTCAGAAGTGTTTTGGCGGTAGGTTTTCTATAAAATGTTGAATTAATTTCAACGGTATTAAAAGTCTTTGCATATAAAGAAAGAAAATCTTTACTTGGGGCATTCTCAGGATATAAAGACCCTTTCCAGTCGTTATTATAAAATCCTGAACATCCAATGTAAAGATTTTCTTTTTTCATCGTATTATTTTATATCCAAATCAACGGAATTTAATCGTAATGAATTCAAAATTACTGATAAAGAACTGATGCTCATCGCCGCAGCAGCAATCATCGGGGATAATAGAATTCCAAAGAATGGATACAATAATCCTGCCGCAACAGGAACTCCCAAAACATTGTAAATAAAAGCGAAGAATAAATTCTCTTTAATATTTTTAAGAAGCTTCTCACTTAATAATTTCGCTTTTGCAACACCTAAAATATCTCCTTTCAGTAATGTGATTTCTGCGCTTTCAATGGCGACATCGGTCCCGGTTCCCATAGCGATTCCTACATTCGATTGAGCCAATGCAGGGGAGTCGTTGATGCCGTCTCCGGTCATGGCCACGATTTTACCTTGCTGCTGAAGTTTTTTTACTTCATTCAATTTATCTTCAGGAAGACAATTTGCTTTAAAATGTTTTATTCCCAGCTCATCTGCAACAGCTTTTGCTGTATGTTCATTGTCACCGGTCATCATCATAACATCAATTCCTTCACTCATCAGTTGTGTAACCGCTTTTTTAGAACTTTCCTTAATTTTATCTGTAAAGCTGATGAATCCTAATACCTGCTGATCCTGTGCAATATAAGAAATGGTATGTGCCTTTGATTGTACTTCTATGGCTTTCTGCTTTAAGTCTTCAGGGATTTGAATCTGATGGGAGGTTAGCAGGCTTTCATTCCCCAGGTAAGCTGTTTTTCCATTAATATTTCCTTTAACTCCCTTTCCTGAAATATTTTCAAACTGATCTACTTTTTCAGAAGTAATATTTTCTTCTTTCGCTCTTTTGATTACGGCATTGGATAGAGGGTGCTCTGAGTTTTGATTTAAAGAGTAGGCTAGTTTTAAGATTTGATTTTTATCTTCACTGTTCACTGTTTCAATGTATTCTACAGACGGCTTGCCTTCCGTTAAGGTTCCTGTTTTATCGGTAATTAAAACATTGACTTTGTTCATTTGTTCAAGAGCTTCTGCGTTTTTGATCAGAATACCGTTTTTAGCACCTTTTCCGATTCCTACCATTAAAGACATCGGAGTAGCAAGTCCTAAAGCACAAGGACAAGCGACGATTAAAACAGCAACAGCATTTACAAAAGCAAATAAACTTCTTTTTCCTTCCGGGCCAAAAAATTGCCATAAAACGAAAGTCAGTGCTGCGATAAGAATAACGACAGGGACAAAAACTTTTGAGACTTTATCCGTTAATTTCTGAATAGGAGCTTTGCTTCG is part of the Chryseobacterium lactis genome and encodes:
- a CDS encoding sigma-54-dependent transcriptional regulator, with amino-acid sequence MQKILIVEDEKAISGVLHSILSDELTDYEFVIAEDGLEGYKQVEKEDFALVISDIKMPKLSGTELLKQSLVLKPETTFIMISGHADIDSAVSCLKDGAYDFISKPIDINRLITSVKNALVKETLKKENKNLQTENKTLKKKVNKKYQMIGTSPALQKIQDMIEKVAVSDARVLITGPNGAGKELVAHAIHNQSERARGPMIEVNCAAIPSELIESELFGHVKGSFTGAIKDKQGKFEQANGGTIFLDEIGDMSLIAQAKVLRALQESKVSPVGSDKEIKVDVRVIAATNKNMQKEIEEGKFREDLYHRLSVIEIYVPPLDERKEDIKLLVEHFSGMIADEHGTAVKKFDDKAIDALKVLSWTGNIRELRNVVERLIILGGNTVSESDVASFVRK
- a CDS encoding YggS family pyridoxal phosphate-dependent enzyme; its protein translation is MSSKENYQNIKNQLPNDVQLVAVSKTHPVSAIQEVYDLGQRVFGENKVQELMEKSPLLPKDIQWHLIGHLQTNKVKYIASFIDTIQSVDSEKLLAEINKESGKNERIIKVLLQVKIAAEDTKFGLEISEAKNLFQQYIDGNFPHVEITGLMGMATFTEDEQQVRKEFLTLKSLFDELNQLKTLNTLSMGMSDDFPVAIECGANSVRVGSAIFGRRDYSK
- a CDS encoding polysaccharide deacetylase family protein; the protein is MKKNFAGKAKNKTFLGMFALMSATSVLLNSCNFKNEVNEKVNSQEHPTAEMVPRIDDENVDPDKRVIYLTFDDGPNQGTENLLRILNKRNVCATAFLVGKHTYGSKRQKDDFQLLKQSPLVELANHSFSHAHNKYTDFYKNAEAVVHDFDVAKDSLKLSDKIARTPGRNIWRLNNINVTDIKSSTAAANGLKNAGYKVIGWDLEWRPTHKMTLKGSHEAMLKKVDSIFLNDLEKTSRHLVFLTHDQYLRDTDSINELDLFIEKLQKSNKFVFRKISQYPKINEVLN
- a CDS encoding DUF72 domain-containing protein, whose product is MKKENLYIGCSGFYNNDWKGSLYPENAPSKDFLSLYAKTFNTVEINSTFYRKPTAKTLLKWYDETPDSFRFFIKIPKSITHQSRLLDSKEEITSFCNHIQTHLRDKLSGFLYQFPPSFKNTQENIDRIKENLDFNYINVIEFRDESWWRQDIFDLLKDINIVFSGVSFPGNLPEEPVTNHPEIFYYRLHGKPVLYKSLYSKDFLNDLSEKIKHHPQKIFIFFNNTWGTSAIENAIYLKEILE